AGCATCCGCTTGACGTTGTTCTGCGTCGCGGCGGCGAAGTTCCCGAGCGTCATCGTGACGATTGCGAGGATGACGAACGCGAGCGTCCAGTCGACACCGATTGCGCTCGCTGTATCAGCGACTGGGAACGCCTCCGTGAAGACGCGGAACGCGATCACGAAGCCAGCGGCCTTCGAAGCCGAGGACAGGAACGCTGCGATCGGGGCCGGCGCACCCTCGTAGGCCTCTGGTGCCCAGAAGTGGAACGGCACGCTCGCCGTCTTGAACGCGAAGCCACCGATGAGCATCAGGATACCGAGGCCGAGCAGTCCGCCGTACGGATCTGCGTCTCCAGCCTCGACGACCTCTGCAATGTTCGTGAGCTGTAGGTGACCCGTCGCACCGTACACCAGCGAGATTCCGTATACGAAGATCGCCGACGACAGCGCACCGATCAGGAAGTACTTCAGCCCTCCCTCGACGCTGCCGCGGTTATCCTTCAGGATCGACACCAGCGCGTAGGACGGCAGGCTCGCCAACTCGAGTGCGATGAAGATCGTCACCAGGCTGTTGGCGGCGGCCATGAACGACATGCCGGTCGCCGCGAGCAGGACGAGCGAGTAGTACTCGGCCTGGTAGGTGTGGTCCTCCATGTAATCGTAGCTCGCGACTGCCACGAGCGCCGTGACGACGGCGACGATGATCATGAAGAACAGCGCGAGCTGGTCGACGACGAACTGGTCGCCCAGCACGTCGATGACACCGCGACCGCCGTCGATCGTCGGCGTGCCGACGCCGGCCAAGATGTACCAGACGGCGACACCGAGCGAGACGATCGAACCGGCGGCCGTCGTCCCGGCGAGCAGCCCGCTGTTACGCGAGTCCGGCGAGATGCTGTCGACGATGAACAGTACCATCGCCGTCAAGGCAAGCACCAGTGCCGGCGCGAGTGCGGTCCAGGCGGGCAGTTCGAACAGTGCCATTACAGTTCACCTCCGGTCTCCAGGATCGGATCGACTGCGTCCGTAATCATTTCGAAGATCAGCTCTGGTGCGACGCCGAGCAGGATGATGAGTCCTAGCAGCACGAACATCGGTGCGATGTCGTGCAGCGGGGCGCGGTCGACGTCGTAGTCCGTTTCCAGGTGGTACGGCCCGAAGACCGTCCGCTGGAGCGCAAAGAGCAGGTAGCCCGCGACGATCACGATACCGAACATCGCGAGGGCGGTGAACACCTGCGAGTAGGCGAGTCCCTCGGCACCGAACGCGCCGAAGAAGATCGTGAACTCGCCGAAGAAGCCGCTCATCAGCGGTAGTCCCATGTAGCCAAAGGCACCGGCGACGAGGATGCCGACGGCGACTGGCATGCGGTCTGCCATCCCGGACATGTCCGTGACCATCCGGGTGTGGGTGGCGTTGTAGATGACGCCGACTGCCATGAACATCAGTCCGGAGATCAGGCCGTGGCTGACCATCTGGAAGGTCGCGCCACCGACACCGAACTGAGTCAGGGCAATCAGACCGAGAATCACGTAGCCCATCGACGAAACGGAGGAGTACGCGACGATCCGTTTCAGGTCAGTCTGGGCCAACGCGAGCATCGCGCCGTAGATGACGCTGATCACGGCGATGGCCGCGATCGGGATCACGAACGGCTCGATGATCTCGGCTGGGAACATCGTGAAGTTGAATCGCAGCAGTGCGTAGGTCCCCATCTTCAGCAGGACGCCAGCCAGCAGCACCGACGCGGGCGTCGGTGCCTCGACGTGGGCGTCCGGCAACCACGTGTGGAACGGGACGATCGGGACCTTCACCGCGAACCCGAGGAACATCGCGACGAACACGAGCGAGGCGAGCGTCGTGCCGCCGATGCCGAGGAACCCGTCAGGGCCACCGTCGAGCATCGCGGCCGTCACGTCCGGCAGTGCGAACGTCGTCACGTCACCGAGCCCGAAGACGAGTGCGATGAACGCACCGAACATCACGAGCGAGGCGACGTTCGTGTAGACGAAGAACTTGATCGCCGCGTACTTCCGGCGTGGACCGCCCCAGATCCCGATCAGTAGGTACATCGGGATGAGGACAGCCTCCCAGAAGATGAACCAGACGAAGAAGTCCAGTGCGGCGAAGACGCCGATCAGGTTCGCCTCGATGAAGAGTACGAGTCCGTAGAACTGAGACTCACGCTCGTCGATCGGCGTCCACGAACTCACGATCGCGAGCGACGAAAGGATCGTCGTCAGGACGACGAGCGGCATGCTGATGCCGTCCAGACCGACGAGCCACGAGATCGAGTACTCGCCGAACTGGATCCACTCGAACTCCGAGGCGAACGCGAGTTCGCCGCCGAGTAGCGCGTTGCCACTGCCGTCGAACGCCGAGAACATCCACAGCGAGAGCGCTGCGGGGATCAGGCTGATTGCGAACGCCAGCTTCCCAGCGATGCGATTCGGCGCAACGAACGTTACGAACGCGCCGACCAGTGCGACTGCGATCAGTGCTTCGATCATCATAGGAACCACCCTCCAACGTAGCCGAGAACCAACAGTAAGCCGATGAAGCCGGCCACCAGCAGTGCTGCGTAGTTCGTCACGAGCCCCGTCTGAATCCGTTTCAGCCGGCTACTGCTGAACAGGCTGGCGGTCGAGACGCTGTTGACCACGCCGTCGATCACCGTCTGGTCGAACCGATCTGCAGCACGCGCAAGCGGCTGGGTGAACCCTTCGGCGAGCCAGACCTGGTACTCGTCCTGATAGTAGTTCGACTCGAGTGTCTGGCGTGCGCTGCCCAGGCGTTCTTTGTGTGCGACTGGCTCTGGAACGTTGTAGAGCTTCCAGGCGAGGCCGGCACCGGAGAACGCAAGCAGCAGGGAGACGCCGGCAGCGATCAGGACAGTGAGTTGTTCACCGCCAATGTAGGCGGTTTCGAACGCGAGCAACTCGCCGTAGGCGCTGTAGGTCAGCCCCTCGACGGCACCGTACTCGCCGTCGAGCCAGTGTTCTAAGAACACAATGTCGATCTGTGCGAGCTTTGCGACGGGTGCGAGGTTCGCAATCCCGGCAACAAGTGCGAGGACACCGAGAACGATCAACGGGGCCTTCATCGACCAGCCGATATCGTGTGGGTCCTCCGCGGCTTCCGAGCGGGGTTCACCGTGGAAGGTCAGGAAGACCATCCGGAAGGTGTAGAAGCCGGTAAAGAAGACGGCGACGAGCGCCATCGCGTAGGCTGCGAGGATGATCGGCTCTTCGATGCCGATAATGAGCGCATCGTACAGAATTTCGTCCTTGGACCAGAAGCCCGAGAACGGGATAATGCCCGCGAGTGCGAGTGCGCCCGCGAGGAACGTGTAGTAGGTGATGGGTGCCTTGTCCTTGAGGCCGCCCATCTTCCACATGTCCTGTTCGTGGTGCATGAGGACGATGACGGCACCGGCACCGAGGAACAGCAGCGCCTTGAAGAAGGCGTGGTTCATCAGGTGGAAGACCCCGGCGACGTAGCCGCCGACACCGAGGCCGAGCATCATGTAGCCGTACTGGCTGATCGTCGAGTACGCCAGCACCTGCTTGATGTCGTCTTTGACGACGCCCATCGTCGCGGCAAAGAGCGCGGTGAAGCCACCGACGAACGCGATGATCGCGAGCGCGGTGGGCGACAGTGCGTAGTAGCCAAACATCCGGGCGACGAGATAGACACCCGCTGCGACCATCGTCGCCGCGTGAATCAGTGCGGAGACGGTGGTCGGACCCTCCATCGCGTCGGGAAGCCAAGTGTGCAGTGGGAACTGTGCGGACTTCCCGATGACACCGCCAAGCACCAGGAGTGCGGTGATCGTCACCCAGGTTTCGGCACCGAAGCCGAACAGGGTGTCACCGTTGTCGATTGCTGTTTCAGCGGCCGTGACGAACGAGTTATCGCCGGCGAAGGCGACCGTGCCGAACGTCGCGGCGATGGCGACGACCCCGAGCAGGAAGAAGTAGTCACCAAAGCGGGTGACGAGGAACGCCTTCTTCGCGGCCGATGGTGCCGAGCGCGTGCGGAACCAGAAACCGATCAGCAGGTACGAACAGAGGCCCACGAGCTCGAAGAACATAAACGCCATCAGCAGGTTGTCCGCGTAGACGAACGCGAGCATGCTGAACGTGAAGAGACCGAGGCTGGCGTAGTACCGCGGCAGCCCGGTCTCGCCCTCGGCGTTCATGTAGCCGAGGCTGAAGATGTGGACCAGGAACGCGATCAGCGAGACGATGACGAGCATCAGCGCGGCGAGCGGATCGATCAGGATACCGAAGGTGAACTCGATCCCGTCGGCACCAATCTCGCTCGCGGCGTCACCGATCGCCCACTGATACAGCGTCTCGTGATACACTTCACCGCTCGCGACGGCCACGAGCATCAGCACGGAGAGCGCAAGCGAGCCCCCCGTCGCGATGATGCCCGCGAGCGCGCCCTTCTTCGGCATGTACTTGCCGAACGTCAGGGCGACGACGAACGCCACGAGTGGGAACAACGCGATCGCCGGCGCGTAGTTGAACACATCCTCCATCTTACCACCTCATCGTCGTTGGAACCGTGACATCGACGTCACGGAAGTTGCGGTACAGCAGCAGGATGATCCCGAGTCCGACGGCGACCTCGGCGGCCGCGAGGGCCATCGTGAACAGGGCAAAGACCTGTCCCGAGAGATTGCCGTGGTAGAACGCGAACGCGATCAGGTTGATGTTGGCCGCGTTCAGCATGAGCTCGACGGACATCAGGAACATCAGTGCGTTTCGACGCGTCAGGATTCCGAACAGGCCGATGGCGAACAGCGCCATCGACAGGAGGACGTAGTGTTCGACGCCGACTGTCATCGGTCGTCACCTCCCGTTTCTGTCTCCGTCGCTGTCTCGGTCTCGGTGTCGGTCTCGTCCGTGCTGACGGCTGCGGAGCCAGTATCGGACACACCGCCGTCAGTGGCGGCCGTCTGCTCGTCCTGGGCTGGGCCCGAAACCGGTCCGGGACCGTCCTGGGGGAGCGCCACGATCGGCTCACCGTTTTCCTCACGCTTTGCGAGGACGATCGCACCGTCGAGTGCGGCGTCAAGCGCGAGTGCGATCAGCAAGAACGCAGCGAGGAACGCTTCCGTGTTCGGGATCGATCCCGCTTCGGACTGAAGCGGGTCAAGGTCGAACATCGCATACCCCAGTTCGGACGTGATCGCAATTCCCTCGGGGAAGCCCTGCCCGTCACCAAAGCTTGTGTTGATGGCGATCAACGCCATCAGCCCGAACAGGGCGATTGCGAGCACACCCGGGACCAGCGTGCGGCCGAGTCGAAGCCGCGGTCTGGTCGTCATGTCTGTACCACCTCATCCGTCTCCGAATCCGTCTCGTCTGTTGCGCCCTTGTGCTGTGTCAGCATCACGGCGAACGTGATGAGGATGAGGACCCCGCCGACGTAGACGAGGACCTGCATCATGGCGACGAACTCTGCCGCCTGCATCACGAAGTGTACCGCAATGCTCATCAGCGCGACGCCAAGCATGAGCGCCGAGTGCCACGGGTCCTCGAGGAGGACCACACCCAGCCCGCTGGCGAGCGTGATGAACGCAAACAGCGTGAACGCGATCAGCTCGTATGTCATTGTTGTAATAGACTGCCCGTGCTCGGGGACGGGCGACCCAGACGGTTACTGGTAATCGACCTCCCCGTCTCCCTCGCCGATCCACGCGCCCCGGTCCGGTTCGCGCGACTCGAGCGGGTCGATATCCTTGTACCACGGTACCGATTTCAGCTGCTCCTTGTTGTAGACCAGATCGTGTTTCGTATCGCCGGTAAACTCGAAATTCTGGGTGAGCAGGATGGCGTCGACGGGACAGACTTCCTCACAGAGGCGACAGTAGATACACTGTCCGATGTGGAGGTTGTACTGCTCGCCGTTTCGCTTGTCGTCCATCACGATCTGAATCGTATCGTTCGGACAGACGTTCTCACACTGGCGACACCAGATACAGCGCTCCTGGCTGAACTTGTGGACGCCGCGGAACCGCGGCGAGACATCTGGTGCTGCCGTTGGATACTCGACCGTGAACGTCGAGCCGTCCAGTGCGTGTTTCATCGTCGTTGCCATCGATTTGAGTACGCCGATCATGCAATCACCCCTACAATTGCCGCAGTGAGTCCGAGATTCGCAAAGGAGAGGACGAGTAGTCCCTTCCAGCCAATCTCGATGAGTTGGTCGATCCGCACACGTGGCACCGCAGAGCGGAGCCACTGGGTCAGGAAGAACACACCCCAGATCTTGAGGGTGAACCAGAGAATACCGAGCTCGTCCGGCCCTGGTCCGGCGGGTCCGCCGAGGAAGATCGTCGCGATGATCGCACCGCCAAGGAAGATGTGCAGGAACTCGCCCAGATAGACGAGCACGAAGTAAACCGAGGAGTACTCGGTCTGATACCCTGCAATGAGCTCTGCCGGCGCTTCGGGCATGTCGAACGGATTCCGCCCGACTTCCGCGAAGTTCGCGATCAAGAATAGGACGAATGCGAACGGGTTCACCAGCGCGAACCACGCTGGCACCGCCCACTCGAGTCCGGGGATCGTGAACAGCGTTGTCTCGTTCTGGACGGCGACGATCTCGCTCATCTGCAGCGACCCCGCAAACAGGACGACCGACATCCCGGTCACGACGAGCGGGATTTCGTACGCAACGTTCTGTGCAACCGCACGCAGACCGCCGAGCAGCGAGTACTTGTTACCCGATGCGTAGCCGGCCATCACCAGACCGATCGAAGCGATGCCAGCGACGGCGAAGACGAACGCCAGGCCGACCTCGGGGTCAGCGAGGTGGATTCCGCTGCCCATCGGGATGACGGCGAAGCCGAGCATCGCTGAGCCTGCGATCACGATCGGTGCGAGGTCGTAGGCCGGTCGATCGACGTTCTCCGGAATGATGTTCTCCTTCGAGAGGAGGCGAACCGAGTCAGCGATGATGATCCCGATTCCGCCGGGACCGAGGTGGTTAACCGCAATCCGGTCCGTGAAGGAGGCGGTGATCTTCCGTTTCGCCCACGGTCCGGCAACACCGGTCATCGCGAGGATGAAGTTCCCGACGATGAACGCGGCGACGAACGTCGCGAACAACTCGCCGGCGAGGCCGAACTGGCCCAGACCGGTGAGCTCCGTGATGTGCTCGGGGAGCAACACCGGGTCGCCGCCGTTTTGCAGCGGAAACAGGCTCGGACTGGCCGTCGCCCCGCTCATCGATCCACCTCCCCGAGAACGATGTCCAAGCTGCCCAGCGAGGCGATCAGGTCAGGGATGTACTCCCCTTCGGACATCTCTTCTAAGGCCTGCAGGTTCGAGAAGCACGGACTCCGGATCTTGAATCGACCGGGCTTGTCCGAGCCGTCCGAGCGGATGTAGATGCCGAGTTCGCCCTTTGCTCCCTCGACGGCGCGGTAGATTTCGGTGCCGGCATCCGGCTTCAGCGTGCGCGGGACGTTCGCCTGTACGTCGCGCTCGTCTTCCGGCCAGTCCTCGAGGAGGTCGAGACACTGCTCAATGATCTTCGCGGATTCCTCGACCTCCTCCATCCGACAGAGGACGCGCGCGTAGTTGTCAGCACCATCGCGTGTGATGACGTCCCAGTCGAGCTGTTCGTAGTAGCCGTACGGATCGTCACGGCGCAGGTCGTAGTCGACGCCGGAGCCACGTGCGACGGGCCCGGTACAGCCGTAATCCTTGGCGACCTCGGGCTCCAGCACGCCGGTGTCGATACAGCGGGTCTGGAAGATTTCGTTGCCCGTAATGAGGTCGTTGTATTCGGCGACCTTGGCCGGAAGCTCGTTGAGGAACTCACGGGTCAGCTCGAAGAACTCCTCGCGTGGTTCAGGCAGGTCCCAGGCAACGCCGCCGACGCGGAAGTAGTTGAACATCATCCGCTGGCCCGTCAGATCCTCCAGAATGTCCTGAATGACCTCCCGGTCGCGGAACGTGTACATGAACGTCGCGGTGAACTCGCCGTAGACGTCGAGTGCGAACGTCCCGAGCGCGAGCATGTGCGAGGCGATTCGGCACAGCTCCGCACCCATCGTCCGGATGATCTGTGCATACTCGGGAACCTCGATGTCCGCAAGGTCCTCGATCGCACGCGCGTACGCCCACTCGTTCAGTAGGCCCGCCGAGACGTAGTCCCAGCGGTCCGGGTAGGGCATTATCTGGTGACGGTAGGTGCCCTGCTCGCACATCTGCTCCTCACAGCGGTGGAGGTAGCCGATGTCCGGCTCGACGTCGGCGACCGTCTCGCCGTCCAACACCGTCTTGACGTGGAGCACGCCGTGGGTCGCCGGGTGGTGTGGTCCGATGTTCAGGAACATCGTATCCGACTCGGCGTCGCGGTGATCCGGCTGAATCGGGTTCTGGTGCTCCGTGAGCGTGACGAGCTGCGGTTTCTCCTGATCGTAGTCCTTCGAGAGGGGGTGGCCCTGCCACGTCTCCGGCAGGAGAATCCGTCGCAGATCTGGGTGGTCGTCGTACTCGATGCCGACCAGATCGTACGCCTCTCGCTCGTGCCAGTCAGCCGTCCGGAACACCGGCTCGGCACTCTGGCTGACTGGGTCGTCGACCGTCGTCGGAACGACGATGCTGACCTCGTCTGTCGGGTCAGCGAACTTCTTCATGTGATAGATCGACTCGTATCGATCCTCGTACTGCTGGGCTGTAACACACGAGAGGTGGTCGTAGCCGGCCTCGTCGCGAAGATCCGAGAGCACGCTCTGGACGTCGTTCGGGTTGATGACGAAGCCCGGCGCGTTCAGGTGATCGTCGCGCGCGATGGCGCGCTCGCCGAGCAGGGACTCGAGTTCGTCTTCAGTAGTCCCGGTTTCAGCTGCCGTGAGCTCTGCCTCGGGCTCCGTTTCGGGTTCGGTTCCCGTGCTCATGGTGAATCAGCCCAGTTGTAGCGCATGACGAGGTCGTCCTCGTCGATCTCGTGTGCGAGTTTCTGTACGAGTTCGTCCTTTTCGAGGTCGCCGAACTCCTCGAGTTCGTACGGTTTGACGACGACGGACGAGGACTCGCCGTTCTTGATTCGCTCCTGGAGTTTGAGGACGCCGTAGAGCAGCGCCTCCGGTCGCGGTGGGCAACCGGGGACGTGAATGTCGATGGGGATGATCTCCTCGGCACCCTTGACGACGTTGTACCCCTCCTGGAACGGGCCGCCGGAGATCGTACAGGAGCCCATGCCGACGACGAACTTCGGTTCGGGCATCTGGTCGTAGACGCGCTTCATGCGCGGGCCGAACTTGGAGACGATCGTTCCGGGGACGATCATCACGTCGGCCTGTCGCGGCGAGGCGCGGGGGACGCCGGCCCCGAATCGGTCCAGGTCGTGTTTGATCGCGTACGTGTGCATCATCTCGATGCTGCAGCAGGCGATCCCGAACTGGAGCATGAACATCGAGTTCCCGCGAACCCAGTTCATGAACTCGTCGAACTTCGTGAGGATGAACGGCGACGCGCCGAACGCCTCGCGAAGCTTGGAGTTGAAGCGGTCGTCGACACCCTCGCCGATTCGGGCGTCGCGGGTGTCCGTCGACGGCGCTGTGCTGTCGTAGATCGTTTGTCGTGGTTCGTCGCTACTCATGGTCGGTTATGCTCGGATTCTACCTGACGAGGTGTCTGTGCCCACTGGACCGCACCCTTTCGCCACGCCCACGCGAGTCCGACGAGGAGGATCGTGACGAAAAGCACCATTGGGCCGAGGATCTCGAGCAGCGAGACGGCGTCCGATTCGACGGCATCCAGGTACACGACCGCCCACGGAAACAGAAGGACGGTTTCGATATCGAAGATGAGGAACAGAAGCGCAACCATGTAGTACTGGATGTTGAACCGGACGCGCGTGTCGCCGGTCGGGATCTCGCCACTCTCGTAGGTGGCACGTTTGCTCGTTTCGGGTACACTCGGGCGCAGAAGGTACGATACCGCCATCATACCGAGCGGTATCAGTACTCCCACGAGTGCAAGCGCCCCGATCGCTATCCAATCGTTCATCTCCGTAACGTTCGGGAGTTTAAACCGCATGCACATAAGGGTTGATTGTTCGTTTTCCGGCCCAAGACGGGCCAAATAGAGAGATCAGCCATAAACTATCCGGCCGAATAATTGCCGTAGACTCGCCGTACGCGTTCCCGGCGGAACGTACCGCTATGCAGGAGCTCCATCGTCCGAATAAGTGGTGAAAAATAGTGATGGTCGCGCCATGGGCTGTCCGGCTGCACGAGGGGAGTGGACCGCCGGCGCATCTGCGCGACGATAGTACTCCGCTTCCTCCTCTTCTACTCCGCTTCCTCCTCTTCTACTCCGGCTACTCCGACTCGCCGCGCTCGCGGAAAGCCGGCGTTCCGTTGTCGTGTAACTCGCGCGAAACGGCACCGACACCGTCGCGCAGTTCCTCGTGGTAAGCCACAAGTCGGTTACGGACCTCGTCGTGCTGACGTGCGAGGATCTGCGCTGCCGAGAGCGCGGCGTTGAAGGATTTGCCGGCGTCGACGGCGACCAGCGGCGCACCCGCCGGCATCCCGATCACGCTGTCGACGGATTTCTCCTGAACTGGAACGCCGATCACGGGGAGCGGGTACGCGACCGACGCCGTCATATTCGGTAGATCCGCGGACTTCCCGCCGGCACCCGCAATGATAAGCTCTAGTCCGCGCTCCTCTGCCGTCTCTGCGTAGGCCGTCATCAAATCGGGTGTTCGGTGAGCCGAGGTGACGTACGTCTCGAACGTGAATCGCTCGTCCGGTGGGCGCTCGTAATCGGTCTGCTCGGCAAATCCGAGTTCGTCGACGAAGGCGTCGTACGCGCCGGGGCGCTTCCCGCCGGTCATCATCGTTTCGAGGTCGGAATCGCTGCCCATCACGATTCCAACGTCTGGTGTTTCGGCGTCGGGCCGGTCCTGGTCGGCCTCGGCGTGCAGTCGATCGATCAGCTCGGAAACGGTCTCGCTCATAGGTGACAGTTCTCTCACTCCGACGTGAACGTGACGGACTCCTCGAGTTCCCGAGCGGCCGCCAGCAGCTCGTCAGTCGTCTCGTCCTTACGGCCCGACAGCGTGACGTGCCCCATCTTTCGCAGCGGACGGGCCTCGCGCTTGCCGTACCAGTGGAGGTTCGCACCCGGCGTCTCGAGGATCCGGTCAACGTTTCGCAGTGCAGCGGGCTGAGACTCCTCGACGTCGCCGAGCAGGTTCACCGACACCGTCGGCGACCGCAGCTCTGTGGCTGCGAGTGGCCAGCCGAGCACCGCGCGGGCGTGCTGTTCGAACTGCGAACTCTGTGCACCCTCGATCGTCCAGTGACCGGAGTTGTGCGGACGTGGTGCGATTTCGTTGAGCAGAATCTCCCCGTCCTGCTCTCGCGGGCTCCCCCCGCTCGAATCTTCCGAGGCGCTATGCGCCTCGCTCGTCTCAAAGAGTTCGATACCGTAGACGCCGCGACCCTCCATTACCTCGAGGACATCCGCAGCGACCTCACGAGCGCGCTCCTCGACAGCGTCGGCCGAGCCCGCCGGCACGACTGTCTCCCGCAGGATCTCGTCCTCGTGAATGTTCTCTCCGATCGGGAACGTCGCGATTTCGTCGTCGCCCTTGACGGCGATCACCGAAATCTCGCGCTCGAAGTCGACGAACGCCTCGACCATCGCCGGCCCGGCGACGGACTCGAGTGCATCCTCGGCCTCGTCGGCTGACTCGACAGGGACGTTGCCGCGGCCGTCGTAGCCGCCGGTACGCGCCTTGAGCATCACCGGCGCGCCGTAATCGTCGATCGCCGCGCGGATATCGTCGGCGTCCTCGACCGCCCGGAACGGCGGGACCGGAACGCCGGCGGACTCGAGTTCCTGCTTCTGGACCAGTTTGTCGTGGATCGTCTCGAGTGTCTCGGGTTTTGGATGGACTGGTGTGCCGGAGTCCTCGCTGACGCGCTCGAGGACGTCCTGGTCCGCGAGTTCGATTTCGAACGTGAGCACGTCGGCGCGAGCAGCGAGTTCGCGAATGCCCGCCTCGTCGTCGAAGCCGGCGACGATCTGGTCGCGGGCGACGGGAGCCGCGGGGCAGTCGGCCGTGGGGTCGAGGACGATGACCTCGACGCCCAGTGGCGAGGCTGCTTCGGCGAGCATGCGCCCGAGCTGTCCACCACCGACGACGCCGATCGTTGGACCTGGCGTCTGTAAGGTCGTCATTGGCGGGTGTTGCGTGTGATTCCGCTTAAGAATTGGCAATCGGGGATCAGAACCGGTGTCGTCATCGAGATGGTCTCTCGACACCCCAATATAATTCGAGCCCGAAAAAGAAGGTATTTTGTATGTGATGTTAGAACAGTAATATGTGGTCGCTGAGGAATATCCGCCGGGGAGTCAATCCGACGAGACGACGTCAGCACGACGCGAGGCAACGCAGCCGATACTGGTAGTCGACGACTTGACGAAGACCTACGACATCGACGAAGAGACGACGACCGCGGTAGATGGCGTTTCGTTCACCGTCGACGAGGGAACCGTCGTCGGGCTGCTCGGCCCGAACGGCGCTGGCAAGACAACGACGATCAAGTTGCTGCTCGGGCTCGTTCGGCCGAGCAGTGGCACTGCACGAATTGGCGGGGTCGACGTGACCGAATCACCACCCGCCGTCTCACAGACGGTCGCCGCAATGCTCGAAGGGGCACGAAACGTCTACTGGCGGCTCACCGTTCGCGAGAACATTCGCTTTTTCGCACGACTTGGCGGCCAGCAGGCCGACGCCGACGAGATCGATCGGTTGATCGCACAGGTCGGCCTCCAGGGGCGAGCCGACGAACCGGTCAACGAACTCTCGCGAGGAATGAAACAGAAAGCCTCGCTGGCCTGTACGCTCGTTCGAGAGACACCCATCGTCGTTCTCGACGAACCGACGCTGGGTCTCGACGTCGAGAGTTCGTTCGAGCTTCGACAGGAACTCCGGCGACTGGCGACACAGGAGGAGCGGACGGTCCTCGTTTCGAGTCACGACATGCAGGTGATCGAAGCGCTGTGTGACCGGGTTATCATTCTGAACGAGGGGGACATCCTGGCCGACGAGACGGTCGAGAACCTCTTGAGTCTGTTTCAGACGCGGTCCGTTCGTGTGACCGTCGAGGGCCAGTTGTCGAGTGCTATCCAGACGGAACTGACGGAACGATTCGGCGCGACAGCGTGGACACCCGCGGCGACGGAGACACTGCCACCCACCAGTTCGACGCCACTCGAGTCCAGGGAAACGAGTTCTACGAACTGACGGATGTGCTCCGGAACTCGGAGACGACCTTCGCCTCCGTCGACACGCTCGAACCGGACTTAGAGGATATTTTCTTGCGTATTATTGAGACCGAGACGGAACAGGAACAGGAACAGGAACAGGAACAGGAACAGGAACAGGAACAGGAACAGGAACAGGAACAGGAACAGGAACAGGAACAGGAACGGGAACAGGAACAGGAACGGGAACAGGAGCAAGTGCACACCGATGGCTAAGCATCACTTGCTCGTTGCCGCAGTCGTCGAGAAGCAACTCGTTCTCCTTAAGCGATACTGGTTCAACACGCTCTCGATGCTCCTGGGGATGTACGCTATGTTCGCGCTGGTGTTCTTCGGCGGCCAATCGCTCGGTGGCGCGGACGTCGAGAGCGCTCTCGATATCGTCGTGATCGGCTTTTTCCTCTTTCTCGCCGCCAGCGCTGCCTACTTCGACGTTGCGAACAGCGTCATGCGGGAAGCGCAG
The DNA window shown above is from Natrialba magadii ATCC 43099 and carries:
- a CDS encoding complex I subunit 1/NuoH family protein, yielding MSGATASPSLFPLQNGGDPVLLPEHITELTGLGQFGLAGELFATFVAAFIVGNFILAMTGVAGPWAKRKITASFTDRIAVNHLGPGGIGIIIADSVRLLSKENIIPENVDRPAYDLAPIVIAGSAMLGFAVIPMGSGIHLADPEVGLAFVFAVAGIASIGLVMAGYASGNKYSLLGGLRAVAQNVAYEIPLVVTGMSVVLFAGSLQMSEIVAVQNETTLFTIPGLEWAVPAWFALVNPFAFVLFLIANFAEVGRNPFDMPEAPAELIAGYQTEYSSVYFVLVYLGEFLHIFLGGAIIATIFLGGPAGPGPDELGILWFTLKIWGVFFLTQWLRSAVPRVRIDQLIEIGWKGLLVLSFANLGLTAAIVGVIA
- a CDS encoding NADH-quinone oxidoreductase subunit D, with product MSTGTEPETEPEAELTAAETGTTEDELESLLGERAIARDDHLNAPGFVINPNDVQSVLSDLRDEAGYDHLSCVTAQQYEDRYESIYHMKKFADPTDEVSIVVPTTVDDPVSQSAEPVFRTADWHEREAYDLVGIEYDDHPDLRRILLPETWQGHPLSKDYDQEKPQLVTLTEHQNPIQPDHRDAESDTMFLNIGPHHPATHGVLHVKTVLDGETVADVEPDIGYLHRCEEQMCEQGTYRHQIMPYPDRWDYVSAGLLNEWAYARAIEDLADIEVPEYAQIIRTMGAELCRIASHMLALGTFALDVYGEFTATFMYTFRDREVIQDILEDLTGQRMMFNYFRVGGVAWDLPEPREEFFELTREFLNELPAKVAEYNDLITGNEIFQTRCIDTGVLEPEVAKDYGCTGPVARGSGVDYDLRRDDPYGYYEQLDWDVITRDGADNYARVLCRMEEVEESAKIIEQCLDLLEDWPEDERDVQANVPRTLKPDAGTEIYRAVEGAKGELGIYIRSDGSDKPGRFKIRSPCFSNLQALEEMSEGEYIPDLIASLGSLDIVLGEVDR
- a CDS encoding NADH-quinone oxidoreductase subunit B, which encodes MSSDEPRQTIYDSTAPSTDTRDARIGEGVDDRFNSKLREAFGASPFILTKFDEFMNWVRGNSMFMLQFGIACCSIEMMHTYAIKHDLDRFGAGVPRASPRQADVMIVPGTIVSKFGPRMKRVYDQMPEPKFVVGMGSCTISGGPFQEGYNVVKGAEEIIPIDIHVPGCPPRPEALLYGVLKLQERIKNGESSSVVVKPYELEEFGDLEKDELVQKLAHEIDEDDLVMRYNWADSP
- a CDS encoding NADH-quinone oxidoreductase subunit A; amino-acid sequence: MNDWIAIGALALVGVLIPLGMMAVSYLLRPSVPETSKRATYESGEIPTGDTRVRFNIQYYMVALLFLIFDIETVLLFPWAVVYLDAVESDAVSLLEILGPMVLFVTILLVGLAWAWRKGAVQWAQTPRQVESEHNRP
- a CDS encoding AIR carboxylase family protein — encoded protein: MSETVSELIDRLHAEADQDRPDAETPDVGIVMGSDSDLETMMTGGKRPGAYDAFVDELGFAEQTDYERPPDERFTFETYVTSAHRTPDLMTAYAETAEERGLELIIAGAGGKSADLPNMTASVAYPLPVIGVPVQEKSVDSVIGMPAGAPLVAVDAGKSFNAALSAAQILARQHDEVRNRLVAYHEELRDGVGAVSRELHDNGTPAFRERGESE
- a CDS encoding 5-(carboxyamino)imidazole ribonucleotide synthase, translating into MTTLQTPGPTIGVVGGGQLGRMLAEAASPLGVEVIVLDPTADCPAAPVARDQIVAGFDDEAGIRELAARADVLTFEIELADQDVLERVSEDSGTPVHPKPETLETIHDKLVQKQELESAGVPVPPFRAVEDADDIRAAIDDYGAPVMLKARTGGYDGRGNVPVESADEAEDALESVAGPAMVEAFVDFEREISVIAVKGDDEIATFPIGENIHEDEILRETVVPAGSADAVEERAREVAADVLEVMEGRGVYGIELFETSEAHSASEDSSGGSPREQDGEILLNEIAPRPHNSGHWTIEGAQSSQFEQHARAVLGWPLAATELRSPTVSVNLLGDVEESQPAALRNVDRILETPGANLHWYGKREARPLRKMGHVTLSGRKDETTDELLAAARELEESVTFTSE